From the Paenibacillus sp. FSL H8-0548 genome, one window contains:
- a CDS encoding helix-turn-helix domain-containing protein has translation MDICPYLEFSFSILGKKWNGLILHYLSLCPGDASHFSEMKGSLTNITPRALSLKLTELIDSGLIEKKVTAAMPVIVIYELTEKGKALAAALEPVQRWAQQYKDI, from the coding sequence ATGGACATTTGTCCTTATTTAGAATTTTCATTCTCAATATTAGGCAAGAAGTGGAACGGATTAATACTGCACTATCTTTCGCTATGTCCGGGAGATGCGTCTCATTTCTCAGAAATGAAAGGCAGTCTCACAAACATTACACCGAGAGCCTTATCCTTGAAGCTTACAGAGCTGATCGATTCTGGCTTAATCGAGAAGAAGGTTACGGCAGCAATGCCGGTTATCGTCATCTATGAGCTAACGGAAAAGGGAAAAGCTCTAGCAGCAGCGCTTGAGCCGGTTCAAAGATGG